The Blautia pseudococcoides genome segment ATTCATTCCTGATAGAACGCAGGTCACTTCCGGCTGATCATACAGCCACTTGAAGGCCAGAGCGGCCGGGGTGATTCCCTTCCCCTGCTGCCTGATAAGCTGCTTTGCAGAATCCGGCAAAAGATTTACCAGACGTCCTCCCCGCAGGGGTTCCATAATGATAACAGGCATTCCCTTGGCATGGGCATACTGTAACCCCTCTCTGCCCGCCTGAGAATTTTCATCCAGATAATTATACTGGATCTGACAGAAATCCCAATCGTAGACATCAATCAACTCTTTAAACATCTCTGTATTTCCGTGATAAGAAAAGCCAATATTCCGAATAGCATCGGCGGCTGTTTTTTCTTTTATCCAGTCCGGGATTCCCATCTTGACCAGCTTATCCCAGGTAGAAGTATCTGTCAGCATATGCATTAGATAATAATCCACATAATCTGTTTTAAGCCTCCTTAACTCCTCCTGAAACGTCTTCTCCACACCGTTCATGGATTTTATCATATAATGAGGCAGTTTTGTGGCAATATTTACTTTGGAACGGCAGTGATTCCGGTGCAGTATTTCCCCCAATGCTGCTTCACTTCCAGGGTAGATATAGGCCGTGTCCAGATAGTTCACTCCTGAGGCAATTGCCTCCATCACTTCCTTTTCTGCCTTATCCAGATCAATACTGCTGCCCTTTCTGGTAAATCGCATACATCCAAAACCCAGGGCAGAGATTTTGTTTCCTTTTTTGTCTTCTCTATATTCCATTATTCCTCCCTCACTGCCAACCAAAAATCTATCGCTTGACTACAAAACAACTCCGCTGCTTTCTAAAACCCACCCCTCTCTCAGCCATACTTTCCAAGACATGCATCTCCCAATAGATCAAACTACTCTTGTCAGCATTTCATGATATTGCTCGGCTATGTTCAATGCATGGTCACCAATACGTTCAAAGTCTGTCAGCAATTCAGAAAAGAAAATACTGGCATCTGCCACACATTCGTTTTTACCAATTCGCTCCATCTGCTGCCTCAGATTTTCATTTCGGATATCATCTATTTTCTGCTCGTCACGTGAGGTTTTCTCCAGCATGGTTTTTATATCTGAGATCTGATCCCCTGCAACATCTTCCAGAATCTGAAGGCTCATACCCTTCATGATCGCAATTTCCTGTTTTGCTTTATCTGAAAAAACAACCCCCATTTTTTTCATGCTGGCTGCATATCCCAGAATATTCATAGCATGGTCACCGATCCGTTCCAGGTTTCCCAGCATCTTATAGTATCCACTGATTTTAACAGAATCTTCCGCTGCCATCTCATGGTGCATCACAGACACGATATAGCGGGATACTTCTGCATTCAGATAATCAATATACTCCTCTTTCTGTTCCAGCCCCTCTTTACTTTGTACTGTATCGTGAAATACCGCATCAAAACTGCCCGCAACCGTTTCACAGACAATTTTCCGCATCCGCTCTATTTCCAGATTGATCTGTGTCAGGACCACAGCCCCCTGCCCCATGGGGTAATGCCTTTCAAACGGCTGTATATATTCCAGGTGGAATATTTCTTCCTGCTCACTTTGTTTATCCGGAAGAATCTGTTCTGCAAGACGCGCCATATAGGTACCAAACGGCAGCAAAAGCAGCGTTGTGACAATATTAAATACGGTATGGACATTGGCGATCTGAGCTACCGGATTTCCCGGTGTAAGATGTTCCATAAAAACAGTAAACGGTGTTAAGAGACAGATTACTGTAAATATGATTGTACCGATTATATTGAACATTAGATGGATCACGGTTGTTCGCTTTGCATTCACTTTTGTACCAATAGACGCTAAAACAGCCGTAATACAGGTTCCGATATTTTGTCCAAACAAAATGTATACCGCACTGGAAAGAGGAATCATACCTGTGCCTGCCAGGGCCTGTAAAATACCCACAGATGCTGATGAAGACTGTATGACAGCGGTAAACGCAGCACCTATCAAGATGCCTACCAGCGGGTTACTGAATGTAGTCATAAAGTGGATAAAAGTTTCTGAATTCTGAAGCGGTACCATGGCAGCCCCCATCATATCCATACCAATAAAGAGCACACCCAGACCCGCAAAAATCTCACTGATATGCTTTACTTTTTCATTTTTGACGAAAAGAATAGCCGCAACCCCCAGAAAGGCGATCAACGGAGCAATAGCGCCGATATCCAGTGCGATGAGCTGCCCGGTAATTGTTGTACCGATATTGGCGCCCATAATGACCCATACTGCCTGGTTCA includes the following:
- a CDS encoding Na/Pi cotransporter family protein, with the translated sequence MEISDILKLLGGLALFLYGMQMMSNGLETAAGNKMKQILERLTSNRIKGVFAGAAITAVIQSSSATTVMVVGFVNSGLMTLNQAVWVIMGANIGTTITGQLIALDIGAIAPLIAFLGVAAILFVKNEKVKHISEIFAGLGVLFIGMDMMGAAMVPLQNSETFIHFMTTFSNPLVGILIGAAFTAVIQSSSASVGILQALAGTGMIPLSSAVYILFGQNIGTCITAVLASIGTKVNAKRTTVIHLMFNIIGTIIFTVICLLTPFTVFMEHLTPGNPVAQIANVHTVFNIVTTLLLLPFGTYMARLAEQILPDKQSEQEEIFHLEYIQPFERHYPMGQGAVVLTQINLEIERMRKIVCETVAGSFDAVFHDTVQSKEGLEQKEEYIDYLNAEVSRYIVSVMHHEMAAEDSVKISGYYKMLGNLERIGDHAMNILGYAASMKKMGVVFSDKAKQEIAIMKGMSLQILEDVAGDQISDIKTMLEKTSRDEQKIDDIRNENLRQQMERIGKNECVADASIFFSELLTDFERIGDHALNIAEQYHEMLTRVV
- a CDS encoding aldo/keto reductase; this translates as MEYREDKKGNKISALGFGCMRFTRKGSSIDLDKAEKEVMEAIASGVNYLDTAYIYPGSEAALGEILHRNHCRSKVNIATKLPHYMIKSMNGVEKTFQEELRRLKTDYVDYYLMHMLTDTSTWDKLVKMGIPDWIKEKTAADAIRNIGFSYHGNTEMFKELIDVYDWDFCQIQYNYLDENSQAGREGLQYAHAKGMPVIIMEPLRGGRLVNLLPDSAKQLIRQQGKGITPAALAFKWLYDQPEVTCVLSGMNSMGMVKENVRTASESPAGSLTSEEEELIDQVKEEIKKSVKVGCTGCGYCMPCPKGVDIPGTFLCYNAVYTEGKSAARMDYLRCTAFRKNFSGASQCVACGKCEKHCPQQIEIRKELKNAARELENFTYKAAKSAVRLLHLY